A single window of Athene noctua chromosome 1, bAthNoc1.hap1.1, whole genome shotgun sequence DNA harbors:
- the LOC141956505 gene encoding mitochondrial amidoxime reducing component 2-like: MSGARGALGPSLRAARPGWLWGAAAALLALGALLGAWRWAGGWTRAAGRRRRGRLQRVGTVLSLFVYPVKSCRGVAVRRARVTPMGLQSGELRDRFWLVTKEDGHMVTARQEPRLVLISVNCEDGHLTLEAPEMKKLYLPIKVPRKNPVLNCRVFGLDIQGRDCGDEVAQWITTFLNSERYRLVHFEPSMVPRKSKDVINLFRTTDEVAYPDCSPVLILSEASLEDLNTRLEKKVKIQNFRPNILVADCSAFEEDTWEEILIGDVEMKGTVCCARCILTTVNPDTGVLDRKEPLETLKSYRLCDPSERHIYKSSPLFGRYFAVDKTGTIQIGDPVYKMVQL; this comes from the exons AtgagcggggcgcggggcgcgcTGGGCCCGTCGctgcgggcggcgcggccgggctggctgtggggggcggcggcggcgctgctggCGCTGGGCGCCCTGCTGGGGGCCTGGCGGTGGGCCGGCGGGTGgacgcgggcggcggggcgccgccgccgcggccgcctgCAGCGGGTGGGGACCGTGCTGAGCCTCTTCGTGTACCCGGTGAAGTCGTGCCGGGGGGTGGCGGTGCGGCGGGCGCGGGTGACGCCGATGGGGCTGCAGAGCGGGGAGCTGCGGGACAG GTTTTGGCTTGTGACCAAGGAAGATGGGCACATGGTTACAGCTCGCCAGGAGCCGCGGCTGGTCCTCATTTCTGTCAACTGTGAAGATGGGCACTTGACCTTGGAGGCCCCCGAAATGAAGAAGCTGTACTTGCCCATAAAGGTCCCCAGGAAGAACCCTGTGCTGAACTGCAG GGTGTTTGGACTGGATATCCAAGGCAGGGACTGTGGTGATGAAGTGGCTCAGTGGATCACCACTTTCCTGAATTCAGAGCGATATCGACTGGTGCACTTTGAACCCTCCATGGTGCCAAGAAAGTCAAAGGACGTAATAAACCTTTTCCGAACCACAGATGAG GTTGCCTATCCTGACTGTAGCCCAGTCTTGATCCTCTCGGAAGCTTCGCTGGAAGACCTAAATACCAGGCTGGAGAAGAAAGTTAAGATACAGAACTTCAGGCCAAATATTCTTGTGGCAGATTGCAGTGCTTTTGAGGAG GATACCTGGGAGGAGATTCTTATTGGCGATGTGGAGATGAAAGGGACAGTGTGTTGTGCCAG GTGTATTTTAACAACTGTTAACCCAGACACTGGGGTCCTGGACAGGAAGGAGCCTCTGGAAACATTGAAGAG TTACCGCTTATGTGATCCATCTGAGCGACACATATACAAATCCAGCCCTCTCTTTGGAAGATACTTTGCTGTTGACAAAACTGGAACAATTCAAATTGGAGACCCTGTATACAAGATGGTCCAGTTGTGA